From the genome of Papaver somniferum cultivar HN1 chromosome 2, ASM357369v1, whole genome shotgun sequence, one region includes:
- the LOC113353426 gene encoding uncharacterized protein LOC113353426, whose protein sequence is MKSKKKQLGNKGDVVSSSLPDDLIRRVIFLLDIKSAVQTCLLLSKYWDKNTWKTARSLVFDEKGIGREAFVNTVLEEVPTFQKLELHMEDSILGAGTIGDFYEWIEGSLMLNAKEMSIYIEGAVGDLITVTFPEILFTKLQEMMLVSVFFFERV, encoded by the coding sequence ATGAAGAGCAAGAAGAAGCAATTGGGCAACAAAGGTGATGTTGTCAGCAGTAGTTTGCCAGATGATTTGATTCGAAGAGTAATCTTTTTGCTGGACATAAAATCCGCGGTTCAAACATGCTTATTGTTATCTAAATACTGGGACAAGAATACATGGAAAACCGCACGCTCTCTTGTTTTCGATGAAAAGGGGATTGGTAGAGAAGCTTTTGTGAATACTGTACTTGAAGAGGTGCCTACATTTCAGAAGTTGGAATTACATATGGAGGACTCCATCCTTGGTGCTGGGACTATAGGCGATTTCTATGAATGGATAGAAGGTTCGCTGATGCTGAATGCTAAAGAAATGTCCATTTACATTGAAGGTGCTGTTGGCGACCTCATTACAGTTACGTTTCCGGAGATCCTCTTTACAAAGCTTCAAGAAATGATGCTGGTGTCAGTATTTTTCTTTGAAAGGGTCTAA